The Rhodothermus marinus DSM 4252 DNA segment TTGCTCGTGCAACCCCGGTTGCTGGTGCTGGACGAGCCTTTCGAGCACCTGGATCCGGCCGCCCGTCGCCAGCTGCGGCAATTCCTGCTGGATTACCGGGAGCGGTCCGGCGCCACGATACTGTTCACGAGCCACAATCTGGAGGAGGTGTTCGGTCTGGCCCGGCGCGTGCTGGTGATGGAAGAAGGGCGGATCGTGCGCGACGTGTTTGCAGCGGATAAGACGCGGGCGGAACTGGAAGCATATTTCGCCATGGAAGCGAAGAACACGTAGGTGGTATCTTCGGGCCGGCACAATGGCCCGCTCCTCCAATCTCTGATTTTCATGCAGAAGACGAAGCGCGTGGCGATCGGTCTGCTGGCGGCCGGGTTGCTGCTGGCCGGTTGCGGCGGGGATCGATCCGAAACAGTTGCCGTGGACAGCACGCTGGTGGACGTGTTCGTCGAACTGCACCTGCTCTCGGCCCGGCAGGCGCTGGTGGGCGACGTGACGCCCGCCTTTCGCGACTCGGTGCTGGCCCGTTACGGGCTGGATTCGGCCACGGTGGCCCGTCGGCTGCAGCACTATGCACGGGATCCCGAAGCCTTTCGTCAGCTCTATCAGCAGATCCAGGAGCGGCTGATGCTGGAACACTACGGGAGCGAGGCCACGCCACGGTGAGGTGTTGCTACAGCTCGGAGGGGCTCCGGCGCCCGGATCGCTTCAGGCACACGTCGCAGGCGTTGCACCGCTCGGGCGCCGATTCGCCGAAGTAGGTCAGCAGAAAGTGGCGGCGGCAGCTCGTGGTGCGGGCGTAGCGGACGAGTGCTTCCAGGCGCGCTTCGGCCTGCTCGCGGGCCTGCCGCAGCAGGCGGTCGTCGATGCTCAGGCGCTGAGGGCGGGCGATTTTGAGGCGGACCAGGCGGGCGCGGTCGGACGAGAGCCAGTCGAGCAACACACGCTCCCGCAGAAAATCCAGGCCGCGGAGCAGCCGCTCGCGCTCCACCCCGGTGCGGCGGCTCAGCCGGCGCAGGCTGACCGGCCACCAGGTGGAAAAGGCGTCGGCCGGGATCGCACGCAGCAGCGCTTCGACGAAGCGGGCCAGCCGCGGGTTGTTCGTGGCTGCCGCAAAGCGTCGAAAGTCGTTCGGTGTGCCGCGCAGGCGCAGCAGCACGTAATGGGCGGGTAGCCAGATCGGCTCCCAGACTTCCTGGCGCGTGAGCAGCTCCAGCGTGTGGCGCACGGCACCCACCGGGACGCCCACGATGCGGGCGATGCGTTCGGGAGCGAACAGCACGGGATGGTTCGGACGGATGCCCACGGGCACCTGGGCCAGGCTGCAGGCCACCTCGTAGATGCGGGCCACCACGTCGCGCGCCGGATAGCTCAGGGCGATCAACTGGCGCTGCAGGTCGATGTCTTTCTCCTGAAAGAGCAGCACGGCGTAGGCTTTCTGGCCGTCGCGTCCGGCCCGACCGGCCTCCTGGTAGTAGGCTTCGAGCGATGGCGGGAGTTCGGCGTGCAGAACGAAGCGGACGTCCGCCCGGTCGATGCCCATGCCGAAGGCGCTGGTGGCGGCTACGACGCGGGCCTGTCCCTCCCGCCAGGCCCGGGAGGCGGCCGCCCGGTCGGCCGCCGACAGTCCGCCATGGTAGCAGACCGCCTCGACGCCCAGCCGCCGCAGCGTTTCGGTCCAGCGTTCGGCGCTTCGCCGCGTGGCGCAGTACAGGATGCCCGGGCCGGGCACGCCCCGGAGTACGGCTCGGACGCGTTCCGCTTTGTCGGCGGTCTCGAACACGGACCAGACCAGGTTGGGCCGGTCGAAGCCGCGCACGATGATCCGGGGGGTGCGCAGCGCCAGTTTTTCGACGATGTCCTGACGCACGCGCGGGGTGGCTGTGGCCGTGAGCGCCAGCAGCGGCGGATCGCCCAGCTGCCGACGGGCCTCGGGCAGGTGCAGGTAGGCGGGACGGAATTGCGGACCCCATTCGCTGACGCAGTGCGCTTCGTCGACGGCCAGCAGCGCCACGCGCAGCCGCCCGGCCCGTGCTTCGAAGCGGGCGGTGGTGAGCTGTTCAGGGGTTACATAAAGCAACCGATAGGCGCCGTGCTCCGCATCGATCCAGCACTGCTCGGCCGCGTGCGTCGAGAGATGTCCGTGCAGAAAGGCGGCCGGGATGCCCCGCGCCCGGAGCCGGGCCACCTGGTCTTCGATGAGCGCAAGCAGCGGCGAGACGACCAGCGTCAGGCCGTCCAGCAGCAGGGCCGGGAGCTGGTAGCAGACCGACTTCCCGGCGCCGGTCGGGAGCACGGCCAGCACGTCCTGTCCCTGCAGCACCGCCTGGATGATCTCCCACTGGCCCGGACGAAACGCGTCGTGTCGCCAGTAGCGGCGGAGCAGCGCGCGGGCGGTCTCGTAGCGGTCGGCCGCGGCATCGCTCATGGCGTCAGTAGCTTTCCGGATCGGAAGCCCCGTCCTGTACCAGCGCGACCCCTGCACTGGTGCCGAGCCGGCTGGCCCCGGCGGCCACCAGCGCTTCGGCCTGCGCGCGCGTGCGGATTCCGCCCGACGCCTTCACGCCCATCCGGTCGCCCACCACCCGACGCATCAGCGCGACGTCTTCGACGGTGGCGCCTCCGCCGGCAAAGCCCGTGGACGTTTTCACGAAGTCGGCTCCGGCCTCCAGCGCCAGTCGACAGGCGGTTTCTTTTTCCGCATCGGTCAGCAGCGCCGTTTCCAGAATCACTTTCACCAGAATCCGATCGCGTCCTGCCGGTGGCCTGGCCGCTCGGGCGACCCCCACCACGGCGCGGATGTCCTCCAGTACTTCCCGGAGCCGGCCGCTTTTCAGCAAGCCGATGTTCTGGACCATGTCGAGTTCGGCCGCGCCGTCCCGGATGGCCTGTTCGGCCTCGGCCGCTTTGATGGCCGTGCGGTTGGCTCCGAGCGGGAAGCCCACCACGGTGCAGACGGCCACCTCGCTACCCTGCAGCAGTTCGGCGGCCAGCGGCACGAAGCAGGGATTGACGCACACGGCCGCAAAGCCATAGCGGCGCGCTTCCTCGCAGAGTGTGCGGATGCGGGCTTCCGTGGTGTCGGGTTTAAGTGCCGTGTGGTCGATCAGGCGGGCGAGTTCCTGGGGCGTCATGGTCGGTCGGCGGTAGCGGTCCAAACTGCGGCGTGTCGGGCAGGGCCACCTGCACGGCCGGGTAGGCCAGCTCGATCCCGCCGTGTCGGCGGAAGGCTTCCAGAATGCTGACCGTCAGCGCGTGCTCGGTACCCCGGCGCTTGCGCACCTCGCACAGGTAACGCAGCGTCAGCCGGATGCCGTTCTCCACGATGCGCACGTAGACGAACGGCGTCAGGATGCTGTAATGTACGAGAAATTCCCGGGACATCTGGCGGATTTCTTCGGCCACCTGGCGTTCGACGATGGCCGTCGATTCGCGCGCGAGCGATTCCATGATGTCGCGGGCGGCCTGCCAGTCGCTCCGGAAGGTGACTGTCACCGACAGCTCGTTCCAGATGAAGCGAAAGCCCTGGGTGTAGTTGTAGACCGGATAGAGAAAGACCCAGGCGTTCGGAATGTGCACGAGCCGGCCGGTGCTCTGGTCGGCGTCCACCCAGCCGCCGATCTCCATGAGCGTGGTGCGCATGACGCGGATGTCGATCACGTCGCCGCGCACGCCGTTGATCTCGATGCGGTCGCCCTGCTGGTAGGGATGCACCAGCACGATGCGAAGCCAGCCGGCCACGCTCAGCAGGGCCTCGCGCAACGCGATGGCCAGCCCGGCGCCGACGACCGTCAGGATGGCCACCAGCTCGGCCGGACGGGGCGAAAAGATCACCAGCAGCAGCCCCATCATGACGACGGCGCCGGTGCGTCGGATCTGGCGGCTGATGCGGTAGACGCGGTCCGGATCGTCGATGCGGCGCGTGAGCAGCCGGATGCTCACGCGCACCAGGACGAAGACGATGACCAGGCCGGCCGCCGCCAGCGCGAGCCGGTAGAGCAGGTCCTGTTCCTGAAAGGAAAAAAGCTCGCTCATGAGCGGGCCTCGACTTCCGGCGTCTGCTGCAGGTGGCGAAGCAGGGCCCGGTGGTATTCGCTGATGAGCTGGTGCGGCCGCAGGAAGCCCACGATTTCGCCGCGCTCGTCCAGCACGGGCAGCTCCGGATAGCGCGTCTCCAGGAAGCGATTGAGGGCATCCTCGAGCGTGTCGGACAGCCGCACGGCCTCGAAGGGCACCTGCACGTCCTGGGCGACGATGAGCGGGCTGAGCGCGTCGGCCTCGCGCAGCAGCGACTGCAGGTCTTCGAGCAGCACCAGCCCCAGGTAGCGGGGCGGGCGGCCGCTGCCGGGCGCCACGACGGGCAGCACGACCTCCCGCGTGCGCGTGAACAGGTCCAGCATCTCGCGCAGCGTATGACCCGGCTCGACCGTGTGGAAGTAAGGCACGCGCTCGACGACCGCCGCCACCGGAATCTGGCGCAGCAGATCGGGCAACAGTTCGGCGCGGTGGGCGGGCGAGTCGTTGTGCGTGCGCACCTGCTCCTCGAACAGGCTCCACCGGCGGGCCACTAGGTGGGTGATCACGCCCGCGAAGATCAGCGGCACCAGCAGCGAGTAGCTCCCGGTCATCTCCGAAATCATGATCGTGGCAGCGATGGGCACGTTGGCTGCGCCGCCCACGAACGTACCCATACCGATCAGCACGTAGGCCTCGGGCTGGGTGATCAGCGTCGGAAACAGCCGGTGCAACCCTTCCCCGTAGAGGCCTCCCAACATGCCGCCGATCACCAGCGACGGGGCGAAGGTGCCGCCTGCGCCTCCTGAGCCGATCGTCAGCGACGTGGCGAAGATTTTCAACAGGGCCAGCAGCGCCATGAAGCCCAGCGGCAGGTTGCCGTCGATGGCCTGCTGCAGCCAGCCGTAGCTCGAGCCCATGATGGCCGGGAAGAAGAAGGCGATCGCGCCGACGAGCAGGCCGCCCAGCGCGGGCTTCAGAGCCGGTGGCAGGGGCAGCGGATCGAAGATGCGGCGCTTCGTGCCGTAGAAGACGCGCACGTAAAAGATGCCCACGATGGCACAGCAGAGCGCGAAGCCGATCAGCGGGAGCAGTTCGAGCGGACTGACGAACTCGAAGCGCGGGGTGACGAAGACAGTCCCCGAACGCTCAATGCTCGTATAGAGCGAATAACCGGTGATGCTGGCCACGATGGCGGGCATGAGCGCCTCGCTTTCGATGTCTTCGCGGTAGAGCACCTCGACGGCGAAGAAAGCACCGCCCAGCGGGGAGCGGAAGATGCTGCTCAGACCGGCCGCCATGCCGGCCACCAGAAACAGCCGGCGCTCCCGTTCACTCAAGCGCAACCGCTGGGCCAGCCATGACCCCAGCGTGGCGCCGATCTGGGTGATCGGCCCCTCGCGGCCGGCGCTTCCTCCCGATCCGATCGTCAGCGCCGCAGCCACGATCTTGACCAGCCCGGCGCGAAGGCGCATAAAGCCACGCTCTCGATGAAAGGCCCGGATCACGCTGTCGGTCCCATGGCCTTCGGCCTCGGGCGCAAAGGTGAAGACGATCCAGCCTGCAAGCAGGCCGCCTACCGCGGGGGCGATCAGCAGCAGCCAGCGACGGGCAGGATGGAGTACCTGTTCCAGATCGAAAATGTCGGTGCCGCCTTCGCCTCGGGGGAAGGGCACCGGATACCCGGCCCCTTCGATCAGGATCAGCCGGGTCAGCAGGGTTACCAGCTCGCCGAAGACCAGCGCGGCCAGCGCACCCAGCACGCCGATAATGGCCGAGTAAAACATCCAGCGGCCCGTGATACGCCAGTCGAAGTTCTGCGTCCAGGCCAGTAACGTGCGCGGATAGAACAGCCGAAAAACCTGGGCGGGATCGACGTGATTGCGGCGTGCCATAACCGGCGGATCGTTCGACACTCTCGGTGCTACCGGACCCTGCTTTCAAAAATACGTTCCGGAAGTTATCGACATCCGATGTGCAATCGAAACCCTGACGTAATTTTCTTCATTAACCCTGAAGCCTGAAATGATCTTGCCGGAGTGATGGCAGCTCGAAATCTGTCGGATGTACGTGGACGCCTGCGCAACCGCCGGGCCGGACTCAACCGCCTGATTTTTGGCCTGGCGCTGCTGGGCCTGCTCGACACGACGCACCTCTGGGTGCAGCAGCAGCGCCAGTTCGAAGAAGGGTGCTTCGGCGTGGCGAGTCTGGCGCCGCTGGAAAAGGCCTTCGATTGCGCCTCGGTGGTGCAGAGCGCGGCCGGCACGCTGCTGGGCGTCTCAAACACGATCTGGGGCGCGCTGTTTTACGCCGCCGTGGCCCTGCTGAGCGCGCTGGCGTTGTTGCGTCCGGCCCTGCACCGGCATCGGTATAAGCTGATCCGGGCCGGACTGCTCGGCGTCGGGTTGCTTTACACGCTCTACCTGCTCTATTATCAGGCATTCGAGCTGGCCACGTTCTGTGCGCTGTGCCTGGTTTCGGCCGGGCTGGTGCTGACGATGGCCGGCCTGCAGGCTTACGAACTGTTCACCTTTCGACCGGCTACCATGGAACGACCGGAACGCATCCGCACCGAACGACTGGCCCTGGGCGGACTGGCGCTGGCTGCGCTGCTGCTCATGGGCGCCGACGTGTACCTGAACGACGCGCTTTCGCCGAAAACCTCGACCACCACGGCCGCCGCAGCGACCGAAGCGCAACCGGCCACGCAGACCTGCAGCTTCGATACAGAGCGGCCGCCGGTGCGCTACTTCCGCGACCTGATCATGATGAACGACCCCACGGCGGGCAATCCCGACGCGAAGGTGGTCGTCATCGAATACCTCGATCCCAATTGCCCGCACTGTAAGCACCTGCACCCGATCATGAAGCAGGTAGTGGAAAGCTACGGGCTGCAGGCCTATTTCGTCTTCAAGCCGATCCCGCTCTGGCAGTTTTCCATCCCGCAGGTGGCTGCGCTGTACGCCGCCGCCCGGGAGGGGAAGTTCGAGGCCATGCTGGAGGCGCAGTTCGAACGCCAGCGCTCGGGTGGACTGACGCTGGAGGAAATTCTCGACATCGCCGAGGCGATCGGCATGGACCGAAACGAGCTGGCCCGGCAGATCAACGAGGGCGTCTTCAACGAATACATGCAACGGCAGAGCCGACAGGCCAGCATGATCGGCGTGCGGGGCGTTCCCACCGTGCTGATCAACGGCCACTTCGTGCCGGGCTACGCCCGGACCGTCGAATGCCTCGGCCAGCTGATCGAACAGCAGGCGAAGGGCTCCTGAGGTCAACGCTTAAATTTTCTTCAGAAAAGGGCCGACACAAGGGGCGGCCCTTTTCTTTATTGTAAAAGCAGTGCAGCAAGGCGGGTGAAGACAGTGAGACGTGGGGGACTGCAAACGGTGCTTCTGGGAGCTGTTGTGTGGAGCCTGATGGGCTTGCGGGCAATCGCGCAGGAAGAACCCTGGTGGACGGCCGTCTGGAAACCGCTGCTGACTTACCGGGGCGTGGAGATTACCTATCTGTTCTATGCGGAAAAAGATGGCTCCTACGAGGGCGTGGTGCTTCGCCTGCACAATCGCAACGACTTTCCGGTGGTCTGTCGCTTTCAGGTGGTCTTCCGGGCCGACGATGGCAGCGAAGAGGTAGCCTGGGTGGCCGATACGCTGCGGGCTGGTGAGATGCGTACGGGCGGGCTTTCGGGGCTGTTCTGGATGCCGTTCCGTGACGGCCGCTCGGTGGCCGAACTCGGCCTCCGCAAAATCCGCATCGAGGCGCTGCAGTAAAGTGGAGCACTTTTTCTCAAAACACTTACTGGATCGCGCCGCACGGGTTGCCCCGGAAGACGAGAGCTACGCAGGCGGGCCCCAGCCGCCGCCTCCGGGGGTTTCGATGCGGATGCGGTCGCCGGCCTCGGCCTGAAAACTGGTCTTTCCGGGCATCTGGCGCACCTCGCCCCGGTGAATCCACAGGTTGCGGCCGGGTTGGCCCGGCGCACCGCCGGCCAGACCGTAGGGCGCCCGTCGCCGCCGTTCGGTCAGCCAGGTAACCTGTGCCGGCGCCAGCAGCTCGATCTCCCGGATGAGTCCGTCGCCGCCCCGGTGGCGGCCGGCGCCGCCCGAACCGTCTCGGATCGCATAGTGCGTTACGCGGAGCGGATAGGCGTACTCGAGCGCCTCGACGGGCGTGTTCAGCGTGTTCGTCATGTGCGTGTGCACGGCCGAGGTGCCATCGGCATCGGGCAGGGCCCCGGCGCCGCCGGCCAGCGTCTCGTAGTAGGCATAGTAACGGCCGGTGCGCGGATCGAGGCCGCCGATCGTCAGGTTGTTCATGGTACCCTGAGAGGCGGCCGGAATGCGATCGGGGCAGACCTGCGCCAGCGCGCCCAGCAGCACATCGACGATCCGCTGGGAGGTTTCCACGTTGCCGCCGGCGACCGCCGCCGGTGGCCGGGCATCGACCAGCGTGCCGGGCCGGGTGACGATCCGCAGAGGCCGTAGACAGCCTGCATTGGCGGGTACGTCGTAGCCCAGCAGGGCCCGGAACACATAGTACACGGCCGAGACGGTGATGGCACGCACGGCGTTCAGGCTGCCCGCGCACTGGGGATCGGTTTCGGAAAAGTCAATCGTGGCCGTGTCGTCCGCAATGGTCAGTGCGACCCGGATCCACAGGGGCGCTTCGCTGATCCCGTCGTCGTCGAGCGCATCTTCGAAGCGCCAGGTGCCGTCAGGCAGCGTCTGCAGCAGGGTGCGCATCAACCGCTCGGCATAATCCAGCAGGGCCCTGAAGGCCGCACGCAGCGTATCGAGGCCGTAGGCGGCGGCCAGCTCCTGCAGGCGCCGGACGCCCCGCTCGTTGGCGGCCAGTTGCGCACGCAGGTCGCCGCGCCGTTCGTCGGGCGTGCGCACGTTGGCGAGCAGCAATTCCCACACGGTCCGGTTCGGGCGGCCGCGCTCCATGAGCTTAACGGGCGGGATGATGAGTCCTTCCTGAAAGATTTCGCGCGACAGCGGCATCGAGCCCGGTGCCATGCCGCCGATGTCGGCATGGTGGGCGCGGCTGGCCACGAAACCGAGCAACTGCCCTTCGACGAACACCGGCGAAACGAGCGTCAGGTCCGGCAGGTGCGTGCCACCCCGGAACGGATCGTTGAGCAGCACGGCATCGCCCGGTTTCAGCTCGGGGAATGCTTCGCGACAGGTCTGTACCGACAGCGGCAACGCGCCCAGATGTACGGGAATGTGGGCGGCCTGGGCCACCAGTTCGCCATCGGACGTGAACAGCGCGCACGAATAGTCGCGGCGCTCCTTGATGTTCGGCGAAAAGCCAGTGCGGCGCAGCACGGCGCCCATTTCCTCAGCCACCGCGGCCAGCAGGTGGCGAAAAATTTCCAGCCGAACCGGGTCCATTTCAGGTATCGATCCAGACATGGCCGAAGCGGTCAACGTGGGCGGTGGTTTCCGGGGGCAGGTAAATGGTCGTATCGGGGCGCACGAGCACGGCGGGACCGAGCAGTCGGTTGCCGGCCCGCAGGCGGGTGGCATCGAAGAAGGGGACGTCCGCCCGGCTCGTCTCGAGCACGACCGGCGTCCTGTCCAGCAGGGCTTCGGAGGGCGGAACGGGATCGCCCGCCTCGACCGTCGGGAGCGCGGGCGGCGCGATCGGTCCGGTAGCCCGCACGCGCAGGTTGACGATCTCGGGCACGAGGTCCGGCGTGGCATAGCCGTAGCGCCGCCGGTGCAGTCGGTGGAAGGCCCTGATCCAGCCGCGGCCGAAGGGCACGGTCAGTTCGTAGCTCTGGCCGGGGTAGCGGACGTCGAGCAGGCGTTCGATCCGGATCTGACCCGACGCAAAGCCTTCGGCGCGTAGCTCCTCGCGTCCCTGGCGGACCAGCGGATCGAGACGCCGACGCAGTTCTTCCGCCGACGTGGTGCCCGGGAGCATGACGGTCCGGACATAGTCGCGCACCACGTCGGCGGCCAGCATGCCCAGCGCCGAAAGCACCGAAGCCTGGGCGGGTACGAGCACGCGGCGAATGCCCAGCGCCCGGGCCAGCGTGGCCGCGTGCAGGCCGCCGGCGCCGCCGAACGAGACGAGCACGAAATCGCGCGGGTCGTAGCCGCGCTCGACCGAGATCACGCGGAGCGCCCGGGCCATGTGGGCTTCGGCCACCGCCACGACGCCCCGGGCAGCCGCCTGAGCGGGCGTCAGGCCGGGGGGTACGTCCAGGCGCAGCGTTCGGGCCAGTCGCGTCAGGGCCTCCTCGGCAGCTTTGGCGTCCAGCCGATGGCGGCCGCCGAGAAAAGCATCCGGCCGCAGGCGGCCGAGCACCAGGTGGGCGTCGGTCACGGTGGGTTCGATGCCGCCGCGTCCGTAACAGACCGGACCGGGATCGGCACCGGCGCTTTCCGGTCCCACGCGCAGGGCGCCGCCGGGATCGACGCGCGCAATGGAGCCGCCCCCGGCTCCGACCGTGTGGATGTCGAGCAGCGGGATCCCGATGGGAAGCCCGCCGATGGTACCTTCGGTGGTGAGGGGCAGGGCGTCGGGCACCAGCGCCACGTCCGTGGACGTGCCGCCCATGTCGAACGTGATCAGGTGGCGGGTGCCGGACAGTCCCGCCACGAAGCGGGCGCCGATCAGGCCGCCGGCCGGTCCCGAGAGCACGCAGCGGACGGCCTGGGCGCGGGCCTCGCGGGCATGAATCAGGCCGCCGCTGGACTGCATCACGCGCAGCGTGCCGCCCAGCGCGGCTTCGAGGCGGCCGAGGTAACGATCCAGCACGGGGGCCACGTAGGCACTGGCCGTCGTGGTGCTGGCCCGCTCGTACTCCCGGAAAGCGGGCAGGATGTCGCTGGAGGCCGCCACCACGAAGCCGGCCTCTCGCAGTGCGCGCGCCAGCCGTTGCTCGTGGTCCGGGTGGGCAAAAGAAAAAAGCAGACAGACGGCGACCGACTCCACGCGGGCCGACCGAAGCGCCTCGATCAGCGGCGGAATGGCCGTCTCGTCCAGCGGTTGAAGCACCGATCCGTCGGGGCCCACGCGTTCCGGCACTTCAAAGCACAGCGTGCGTGGCACGAGCGGTTCGGGCCGTCGGGCGGCCAGATCGTACAACTCGGCCCGGTTCTGACGGCCGATATATAGCAGGTCCCGAAAGCCCGCCGTGGTGACGAAGGCCGTGCGCGCGCCTTTGCGTTCCAGCAGGGCGTTCGTGGCGACGGTCGAGCCGTGCACGATCTGGCGTGCGGCCGCCGGCACCTGCTGCAGGCCTTCGAGCACGGCACGCGCCGGATCGTCCGGCGTGGAGAAGATCTTGAAGGTAGTCAGGCGCCCGTCCGTTTCGTCGAAAACGACAAAGTCCGTAAAGGTCCCTCCGATGTCGATACCTACGCGGATGCTCATGGGGCAAGACGACGCAGTCGATACAGATAGCGACCCAGAAGCAGGAGCAAAAAGAAGGTAATGCCGCCGGCCAGTTTCAGCAGCAGCGACTCCGACAGTACCGGACCCACGCCGGCCGCCTGCAATGCGGCCAGCAGGTTGCGCAGGCCGAGCAACACGGCGATCCCGACCGAGAGGCCGGCGAGCACGTTCAGCCCGGGCGAAGTGAGGCCGTCGCGTCCCATCAGGCGCGGATCGTTGGTGGCGATCCACAGAAATACGGCCACGATCGGTAGCAGCACGCCGTTGAGTGCCTGGGCCGTGATGATGGCCGGGATCGGCCGCAGGTCCAGCAGACTCAGGAGCACGCCGCTGCCCCATACCACCAGCCAGGTAAGCCGGTAGGTGCGGTCGTGCTCCGAGGCGTTCGGTGCACTCAGCAGGCCGCGTGCTGTGATGGCGGCGGCGATGGGCGCCGTCAGCGCCGACGTGAAGCCGGCCGCAAAGAGTCCCAGCGCGAACAGGGCGCGGGCCCAGGTGCCCAGCACCCGACCGAGCGTGTCGGCAAGGGCCGCGTAGGTGAAGGCGCCGTGCACCGCCGTGCCGACTACCAGCACGGCCATCGAGATCAGGCCGCCGCCGACGATGGCCACGGCCAGCCCGAAGCGCGTTGCGTCCAGCGGTTCGCCCCGGGCCAGTCCGGAGCCCAGAAACAGGTTGTAGGGTACGACGGTCGTGCCGATCAACCCCACCACCAGCAGCCCGGTGCCCTCCGGCATCACGGGCCAGACCAGATGGCGCAGCAGCGCAGCGTCGGGCGGATGCACCTGCAGGGCGGTGATCAGAAACGCTAGCCCCATGAACGCCACAAATGCCCCGAGCACACGCGGTAGCATGCGCAGCGTGCCGAACCAGAGCAGGGCACCTGAGGCTACACCTACGCCGAGCACCAGCAGGCGGCGAGGCGCGTCGAATACCAGCTCCAGCCCGGCCATGGCGCCCAGTACGTTCCCCACCTCGAAGGCCGCATTGCCCAGCACGATGGCGCCCAGCGCCAGCAATCGGACGGCCACGCCTTTCCAGCCATCGAACTGATCGCGCAGCGCTTCGGCCAGCGGACGTCCCGAGCAGATGGCCAGCCGGGCGGCCGCCTCCTGCAGCGTCCAGCAGGCCAACGTCGAGAACGTCAGCGCCCAGAGCAGGGCCAGCCCGTAGCCGGCCCCTGCGGCCGCCGCCGTAGTGACCGTGCCCGGACCGATGAAGGCCGCCGTCAGAACGGCCCCGAGCAGGATGGACGTCCAGCGTTGCATGGAAAATTCCAGCGCAGAGCATTTATGCGACCGGAAACTATGAGATTCTCCCCCAGAAATGCCACGGCCCCATCGAACAGGCGGGGTGATCGCGTCGGTCCGCTCCTACTTTATTCGGCCGTTTTGTATGTTCTGAAAAAATTGACCAGGATTCAGGATGGCGTCATGAAACGGCTCTGGATCGTACTGCTACTGGCCGGATGGGCACTGGCAGGCAAGACGCAGCCGGTAACGAAACAGCCGGATCCTTACATCCAGCAGCTGCTGGCGCGCGTTTCGGCCGATTCGATCGAGGCGAACATCCGCCGGCTGGCCGCCTTCGGTACGCGGCATACGCTTTCGCCGACCGACAAC contains these protein-coding regions:
- a CDS encoding hydantoinase/oxoprolinase family protein — its product is MSIRVGIDIGGTFTDFVVFDETDGRLTTFKIFSTPDDPARAVLEGLQQVPAAARQIVHGSTVATNALLERKGARTAFVTTAGFRDLLYIGRQNRAELYDLAARRPEPLVPRTLCFEVPERVGPDGSVLQPLDETAIPPLIEALRSARVESVAVCLLFSFAHPDHEQRLARALREAGFVVAASSDILPAFREYERASTTTASAYVAPVLDRYLGRLEAALGGTLRVMQSSGGLIHAREARAQAVRCVLSGPAGGLIGARFVAGLSGTRHLITFDMGGTSTDVALVPDALPLTTEGTIGGLPIGIPLLDIHTVGAGGGSIARVDPGGALRVGPESAGADPGPVCYGRGGIEPTVTDAHLVLGRLRPDAFLGGRHRLDAKAAEEALTRLARTLRLDVPPGLTPAQAAARGVVAVAEAHMARALRVISVERGYDPRDFVLVSFGGAGGLHAATLARALGIRRVLVPAQASVLSALGMLAADVVRDYVRTVMLPGTTSAEELRRRLDPLVRQGREELRAEGFASGQIRIERLLDVRYPGQSYELTVPFGRGWIRAFHRLHRRRYGYATPDLVPEIVNLRVRATGPIAPPALPTVEAGDPVPPSEALLDRTPVVLETSRADVPFFDATRLRAGNRLLGPAVLVRPDTTIYLPPETTAHVDRFGHVWIDT
- a CDS encoding hydantoinase B/oxoprolinase family protein, with translation MDPVRLEIFRHLLAAVAEEMGAVLRRTGFSPNIKERRDYSCALFTSDGELVAQAAHIPVHLGALPLSVQTCREAFPELKPGDAVLLNDPFRGGTHLPDLTLVSPVFVEGQLLGFVASRAHHADIGGMAPGSMPLSREIFQEGLIIPPVKLMERGRPNRTVWELLLANVRTPDERRGDLRAQLAANERGVRRLQELAAAYGLDTLRAAFRALLDYAERLMRTLLQTLPDGTWRFEDALDDDGISEAPLWIRVALTIADDTATIDFSETDPQCAGSLNAVRAITVSAVYYVFRALLGYDVPANAGCLRPLRIVTRPGTLVDARPPAAVAGGNVETSQRIVDVLLGALAQVCPDRIPAASQGTMNNLTIGGLDPRTGRYYAYYETLAGGAGALPDADGTSAVHTHMTNTLNTPVEALEYAYPLRVTHYAIRDGSGGAGRHRGGDGLIREIELLAPAQVTWLTERRRRAPYGLAGGAPGQPGRNLWIHRGEVRQMPGKTSFQAEAGDRIRIETPGGGGWGPPA
- a CDS encoding NRAMP family divalent metal transporter, whose translation is MQRWTSILLGAVLTAAFIGPGTVTTAAAAGAGYGLALLWALTFSTLACWTLQEAAARLAICSGRPLAEALRDQFDGWKGVAVRLLALGAIVLGNAAFEVGNVLGAMAGLELVFDAPRRLLVLGVGVASGALLWFGTLRMLPRVLGAFVAFMGLAFLITALQVHPPDAALLRHLVWPVMPEGTGLLVVGLIGTTVVPYNLFLGSGLARGEPLDATRFGLAVAIVGGGLISMAVLVVGTAVHGAFTYAALADTLGRVLGTWARALFALGLFAAGFTSALTAPIAAAITARGLLSAPNASEHDRTYRLTWLVVWGSGVLLSLLDLRPIPAIITAQALNGVLLPIVAVFLWIATNDPRLMGRDGLTSPGLNVLAGLSVGIAVLLGLRNLLAALQAAGVGPVLSESLLLKLAGGITFFLLLLLGRYLYRLRRLAP